One genomic region from Anopheles bellator chromosome 2, idAnoBellAS_SP24_06.2, whole genome shotgun sequence encodes:
- the LOC131208716 gene encoding uncharacterized protein LOC131208716, whose amino-acid sequence MYTLPKWWTLLLPLIVAVTGTSAEDVLTCPNGWKLRGLHCYKYFNVKHSWEKSATLCKRYGSELVTVDSYDENNATYQIAASSEYRSRNSVKYWLGFASLDDLRTNTLESTSGDLFSQYSGFWSISEPNPQAGECVSANLGPTAQSWELRSCETLLPFMCKARACPQNSFHCSNGACVNQAYRCDGNDDCGDGSDELDCSGNCNIYMASGGDVIESPNFPQKYASLRSCKWTLEGPQGSNIILQFQEFDTEKNFDTVQILVGSRTEDSAVSLATLSGKGDVPNRTFITASNFMIIKFTSDGSVEKKGFRATWKTEPQTCGGMLQASKQEQYLKSPGFPQAYPGGIECLYVINARKGYTISLDVQELDLNADSDFLLIRDGDSANDQPIAKLTGPIESRPNRVIISTGNKLYLYFSTSLAQPARGFSLRYVEGCTAVINAANGTVTSPAFNLAPYPNNQECYFVIRNPSGKPLSMRFVDFDVHRSDLVQVFDGPSTSGVRLHAGNGFTDSNAPKITLTASSGKMLLKFITDALYNGKGWSAEFSADCPELKPGIGAIASSRDTAFGTVINFTCPIGQEFATGKHRITTVCQNGGNWSISYIPDCQEVYCGPVPQIDNGFSFKTSNVTYRGIATYQCYAGFAFGSGQSTETISCLADGTWERQPACMASQCPPLPEVSHANVTVLNGGGRSYGTIVNYECIPGYVRTGRPILICMSNGQWSSPVPSCSRKQCYKLPEIQNGYVVDKTREYYFGDEARAQCYKGYRLIGSHTVKCNEHQDFSNVPVCEDIDECQTSQCDASSTECMNAAGSFHCKCKAGYTSSMECRPVVDLGLSNGGISDDSITVSSTASGFEKGMIRLNSIGWCGNGKERASNWVVIDMKAPTVVRGFRTMSVQRMDGSLAFTSAIRLEYSDNITDVFKDYANPDGTAVEFRILEPTLSILNLPVPIEARYIKFKIQDSVVAPCIKLEIMGCTRLDCLDVNECTKDNGGCNQKCVNSPGSFKCACNFGYELFRQNGTEGFFIERHETGAKDGDIYQRNKTCVRKMCPSLSDPENGKLLSSAIHHHFGDVVRFHCNFGYVLSGSSSLSCMSNGNWNASMPKCLSAKCVSLPDDEKEGLFVTRGEQSDILVPFNENITLDCTSPGKHIGRTAISSFRQCVFDPQPGYPDYWLSGVLPTCSRADCGLPMPTAGAEYGQYADTKYKSSFFFGCQNTFKLAGQTTMNDNVVRCQANGVWDFGDLRCEGPVCVDPGRPNDGFQVANSYEQGSEVLFGCSRTGYILINPRPISCVKQPECKTIKPIGISSGLIPDSAINATSERGNYEAKNVRLNSVTGWCGKQETFTYVSVDLGKVHRVKALLVKGVVTNDIVGRPTEIRFFYKQSEKEDYVVYFPNFNLTKRDPGNYGELAMITLPKYVQARFVILGIVSYMDNPCLKFELMGCEEPAAGEPLLGYDYGYSPCVDNEPPIFQNCPQQPILVRRGPNGEVLPLNFTEPTALDNSGSIARLEVKPPHFKTTSYALENTVVKYIAYDYDGNVAICEINVTVPDITPPLLDCPQSFVIELGDKQANYYVNFNDTIKRVKASDGSGDVRIEYVPEAASIPLGGFQNVTVVATDRFNNRASCNFQVSVQPTQCVDWDLQAPGNGDIKCVTQESGGVECEATCNPGFRFTDADKRKVFACKKGRFWKPSAVVPDCVSENTQRADYQVVATTTYRANGVVSEPCLPQYQEQTAKHFAALSGVLSQRCSAVYVNMNVTILRSVPRLLEENVVQMDFILLIDPAVKQPQLYDLCGSTLNLIFDLSVPYASAAIEPLSNVKAIGSECPPLRALKSAISRGFTCGVGEVLNMDTNDVPRCLHCPAGTYAGEHQKACSPCPKGFYQHRERQGSCLKCPVGTYTREDGSKAVQACVPICGYGTYSPTGLVPCLECPRNSFSATPPLGGFRDCQACPASTFTYQPAAQSEADCRRKCAPGTYSSTGLAPCSPCPKNFYQTAEGATTCTECPSGRRTDTSGSLTADDCRPITCNENSCQHGGLCVPLGHDIHCFCPAGFSGARCESDIDECASQPCYNGGTCRDLPQGYECRCARGYSGINCQEAASDCDADPCPARAMCKDEPGFGNFTCMCRSGYTGDNCDVTIDPCTAGDNPCGNGATCVALQQGRFRCECTAGWEGHMCTVNTDDCAEKPCLLGANCTDLVADFSCACPHGFTGKRCQEKVNLCLAEPCNHGMCVDRYFYHECVCEPGWEGRACDANVDDCASGPCENGGACTDLTNDYSCTCTDGYTGKNCQHPIDDCESGPCHNGGTCVDRLDGVTCLCRPGFVGVQCETDRNECLSDPCNAIGTEKCLDRENAFECACRQGFEGTLCERDRDDCEYSPCQNGGSCVDRVGGFECECPAGWTGERCDRQVTACDVERPCKNDAQCIDLFEDFFCVCPSGTDGKQCETAPDRCIGHPCMHEGQCKDYGSGLNCSCSADFAGVGCQYEFDACEAGTCQNGATCVDRGSGYQCVCPPGYTGRNCETDQVDCRDNSCPPGAVCVDLTNDFYCQCPFNLTGDDCRKSVQIDYDLYFNDPYHSSASQVVPFYTASPDSLTLALWVQFAQKDDTGIFITLYSASSPNVMSTRRRTMLQAHSSGVQVSFFEDLPDVFLPFKEYSTINDGQWHHIAVVWSGKTGQLMLITEGFIASKAEYGVARALPKYCWPVLGAPLLEGARKEKYSDLGFQGKLTKVQIWSRALDVTNEIQKQVRDCRSEPVLYKNLILNWAGYEQTLGGVQRSVPSTCGQKKCKPGYAGPNCQQLQADREPPVVEFCPSDLWVVAKNGSTVVNWEEPRFNDNTGISKIVERNGHRSGETLLWGIYDVMYLAYDAAGNTASCGFRVTIVAEFCPALADPLGGSQSCKDWGAGGQFKVCEVSCNPGMKFSQVVPKFYTCGSEGFWRPTVQPTVPLVYPSCSPTKPAQRLIRIQMQFPSDVLCNEAGQGVLRQRIKNAINALNRDWNLCSYSMEGSRECRNVEIDVRCDRNRHPNNIVKRQTVLQISVNPESAYAINATIPIKSEIVSNSNGQRLNTVNLLERLILEENQFAVQDILPNTFGDAASLNLTTEYACPQGQVVVEPDCVPCAVGTFFNVSSKTCLPCPEGSYQPEIGQLQCKSCPKIAGRPGVTALVGARSAVECKERCAAGKYLDSVTGLCQPCGFGYYQPNEGSFSCEICGLGQTTRTAEATSKGECRDECNSGMQLGLEGKCEPCPRGTYRKQGVHPSCLSCPNGRTTAKLGSSNVEECSLPICSPGTYLNGTLNVCVECRKGFYQSEHQQTSCVPCPPNHTTRSTAANNKNECINPCEDVMDGSPRCDPNAFCILIPETSDFKCECKPGFNGTGMECSDMCNGFCENSGHCVKDAKGLPSCRCKGSFTGTKCTERSEFAYIAGGVAATVIFIILIVLLIWMICARANRKRDPKKIISPAADQTGSQVNFYYGAHTPYAESIAPSHHSTYAHYYDDEEDGWEMPNFYNETYLKDDQFIGVQGTNGKLNSLARSNASLYGTKDDLYDRLKRHAYTGKKDKSDTDSEEH is encoded by the exons ATGTACACGTTGCCTAAATGGTggaccctgctgctgccgctgatagTCGCCGTAACGGGAACTTCCGCCGAG GATGTGCTCACATGTCCAAACG GCTGGAAGCTCCGGGGGCTACACTGCTACAAGTACTTTAACGTGAAACACTCGTGGGAAAAGTCGGCCACACTATGCAAAAG GTACGGTTCCGAGCTGGTGACGGTCGACTCGTACGACGAGAACAACGCCACGTACCAGATCGCGGCGAGCAGCGAGTACCGGTCGCGGAACAGCGTCAAGTACTGgctcggtttcgcttcgctggaCGACCTGCGGACGAACACGCTCGAGTCGACGTCGGGTGATCTGTTCTCGCAGTACTCTGGCTTCTGGTCGAtcagcgaaccgaacccgcAGGCCGGCGAGTGCGTATCGGCGAACCTCGGCCCGACCGCCCAGAGCTGGGAGTTGCGCTCCTGCGAAACACTGCTCCCGTTCATGTGCAAGGCGCGAGCCTGCCCGCAGAACTCGTTCCACTGCTCAAACGGCGCCTGCGTCAATCAGGCGTACCGGTGCGACGGAAATGATGACTGCGGTGACGGCAGCGACGAGCTGGACTGTAGCGGCAACTGTAACATCTACATGGCTTCGGGCGGTGACGTCATCGAGTCACCCAACTTCCCGCAGAAGTACGCGTCTCTCCGATCGTGCAAGTGGACGCTCGAGGGCCCCCAGGGTAGCAACATCATCCTGCAGTTCCAGGAGTTCGACACGGAGAAGAACTTCGACACGGTCCAGATTCTGGTCGGGAGCCGCACGGAAGACAGTGCCGTTTCGCTGGCCACACTGTCCGGCAAGGGGGACGTGCCGAACCGGACGTTCATTACGGCGTCCAACTTCATGATCATCAAGTTCACCTCGGACGGGAGCGTCGAGAAGAAGGGCTTCCGGGCGACGTGGAAGACGGAACCGCAGACGTGCGGTGGAATGCTGCAGGCCAGTAAGCAGGAGCAGTACTTGAAGAGCCCCGGCTTCCCGCAGGCGTACCCGGGCGGGATCGAGTGTCTGTACGTGATCAACGCGCGCAAGGGCTACACCATTTCGCTCGACGTCCAGGAGCTAGACCTGAACGCGGACAGTGACTTTCTGTTGATTCGCGACGGGGACAGTGCGAACGATCAGCCGATCGCAAAGCTGACGGGGCCGATCGAATCGCGACCGAACCGCGTCATCATCTCGACCGGCAACAAGCTCTACCTGTACTTCAGCACGTCGCTCGCCCAGCCGGCCCGTGGCTTCAGCCTACGCTACGTGGAGGGGTGTACGGCCGTGATCAACGCGGCCAACGGAACCGTCACTTCGCCGGCGTTCAACCTGGCGCCCTACCCGAACAACCAGGAGTGCTACTTTGTCATCCGGAATCCCTCCGGCAAGCCGCTGTCGATGCGGTTCGTCGACTTTGACGTGCATCGATCGGATCTGGTGCAGGTGTTCGACGGACCGTCCACGTCCGGCGTGCGGCTACACGCCGGCAACGGTTTCACGGACAGCAACGCCCCGAAGATCACGCTCACTGCGTCGTCCGGCAAGATGCTGCTCAAGTTCATCACCGACGCTCTGTACAATGGGAAAGG ATGGTCTGCTGAGTTCTCGGCCGACTGTCCCGAACTGAAGCCCGGCATCGGCGCCATAGCCAGCAGCCGCGATACGGCGTTCGGAACGGTGATCAACTTCACGTGCCCGATCGGACAGGAGTTTGCCACCGGCAAGCACCGCATCACAACCGTGTGCCAGAACGGAGGCAACTGGAGCATCAGCTACATTCCGGATTGTCAAG AGGTTTACTGTGGACCGGTGCCACAGATCGACAACGGATTCTCGTTCAAGACAAGCAACGTGACGTACCGCGGTATCGCGACGTACCAGTGCTACGCCGGCTTTGCGTTCGGGTCGGGTCAGTCGACGGAAACGATTTCCTGCCTGGCGGACGGCACCTGGGAACGGCAACCGGCCTGCATGGCCTCGCAGTGTCCGCCACTGCCGGAAGTGTCGCACGCCAACGTGACTGTGCTGAATGGGGGTGGCCGAAGCTACGGTACCATCGTCAACTACGAGTGCATCCCCGGCTACGTCCGGACCGGGCGACCCATTTTGATCTGCATGTCCAACGGCCAGTGGAGCAGCCCGGTGCCGAGCTGTTCGCGCAAACAGTGCTACAA GCTACCGGAAATCCAAAATGGCTACGTGGTGGACAAAACGCGCGAGTACTACTTCGGCGACGAGGCACGCGCCCAGTGCTACAAAGGCTACCGTCTGATTGGCTCCCATACTGTCAAGTGTAACGAACACCAAGACTTCTCTAATGTTCCGGTTTGTGAAG ATATTGATGAATGTCAAACGTCACAGTGTGATGCGAGTTCGACCGAGTGTATGAATGCGGCCGGTTCGTTCCATTGCAAGTGTAAGGCCGGTTACACCTCGTCCATGGAATGCCGTCCGGTGGTCGATTTGGGACTCTCGAACGGTGGCATTTCCGACGACAGTATAACGGTGTCGTCGACCGCCAGTGGCTTCGAAAAAGGC ATGATCCGCCTCAATTCCATCGGCTGGTGCGGTAATGGGAAGGAGCGCGCCTCGAACTGGGTAGTGATCGACATGAAGGCACCGACGGTGGTGCGTGGCTTCCGTACCATGTCCGTCCAGCGGATGGACGGATCGCTAGCGTTCACGTCCGCCATTCGGCTCGAGTACTCCGACAACATTACCGACGTGTTCAAGGACTACGCGAACCCGGACGGGACGGCGGTCGAGTTCCGCATACTGGAGCCGACGCTCTCGATCCTGAAcctgccggtgccgatcgaAGCGCGGTACATCAAGTTTAAGATCCAAGACTCTGTCGTCGCACCGTGTATCAAGCTGGAGATTATGGGCTGCACCCGGCTCGATTGTTTGGACGTGAACGAGTGCACCAAGGACAACGGGGGCTGCAACCAGAAGTGCGTGAACTCACCCGGCTCGTTCAAGTGCGCCTGCAACTTTGGCTACGAGCTGTTCCGCCAGAACGGAACCGAAGG GTTCTTCATCGAGCGTCACGAAACGGGTGCGAAAGATGGCGACATCTATCAGCGCAATAAGACGTGCGTCCGCAAAATGTGTCCATCGTTGTCGGATCCGGAGAACGGGAAGCTGCTGAGCAGCGCGATCCATCACCATTTCGGTGACGTGGTACGCTTCCACTGCAACTTCGGCTACGTCCTATCCGGCAGCTCGTCGCTGTCCTGCATGTCCAACGGCAACTGGAACGCATCGATGCCCAAGTGCTTGA GTGCCAAGTGTGTCTCGCTGCCGGACGACGAGAAGGAGGGTCTGTTTGTGACGCGCGGTGAACAAAGCGACATCCTGGTGCCGTTCAACGAGAACATCACGCTGGACTGTACGTCTCCGGGCAAGCACATCGGCCGGACGGCCATTTCGTCGTTCCGCCAGTGTGTGTTCGATCCGCAGCCCGGCTACCCGGACTACTGGCTTTCGGGGGTGCTGCCGACCTGCTCGCGAGCCGACTGTGGTCTCCCGATGCCGACGGCCGGCGCTGAGTACGGTCAGTACGCGGACACGAAGTACAAAAGCTCGTTCTTCTTCGGCTGCCAGAACACGTTCAAGTTGGCGGGCCAGACCACGATGAACGACAACGTGGTGCGCTGCCAGGCGAACGGTGTCTGGGACTTTGGGGATCTACGGTGCGAGGGTCCGGTTTGCGTCGACCCCGGGCGCCCGAACGATGGCTTCCAGGTGGCCAACAGCTACGAGCAGGGATCGGAGGTGTTGTTCGGGTGCTCCCGGACCGGGTACATTCTGATCAACCCGCGGCCGATTAGCTGCGTGAAGCAGCCGGAGTGTAAGACGATCAAACCGATCGGCATCTCGTCCGGGCTAATCCCGGACAGTGCGATCAACGCGACTTCGGAGCGGGGCAACTATGAGGCGAAGAACGTGCGGCTCAACTCGGTCACCGGGTGGTGCGGCAAGCAGGAAACGTTTACGTACGTCAGCGTGGACCTTGGAAAGGTGCACCGCGTTAAGGCGCTCCTGGTGAAGGGAGTCGTCACGAACGACATCGTTGGTCGGCCGACGGAGATCCGGTTCTTTTACAAGCAATCCGAGAAAGAGGACTACGTAGTGTACTTCCCCAACTTTAACCTCACCAAGCGCGATCCGGGCAACTACGGAGAGCTGGCCATGATCACGCTACCGAAGTACGTGCAGGCCCGCTTCGTCATCCTCGGCATCGTGAGCTACATGGACAACCCTTGCCTGAAGTTCGAGCTGATGGGCTGCGAGGAGCCGGCGGCCGGGGAACCGCTGCTCGGCTACGATTACGGTTACTCGCCGTGCGTCGACAACGAACCGCCAATCTTCCAGAACTGCCCCCAGCAACCGATCCTGGTGCGCCGCGGCCCGAACGGTGAGGTGCTGCCACTGAACTTTACCGAGCCGACCGCCCTGGACAACTCGGGCTCGATCGCCCGGTTGGAGGTGAAACCGCCGCACTTCAAGACGACCAGCTACGCACTCGAGAACACCGTCGTCAAGTACATCGCGTACGACTACGACGGCAACGTGGCGATCTGCGAGATCAACGTGACGGTGCCGGACATTACGCCGCCGCTGCTCGACTGCCCGCAGAGCTTCGTGATCGAGCTGGGCGACAAGCAGGCGAACTACTACGTCAACTTTAACGACACGATCAAGCGAGTCAAAGCGTCGGACGGGTCCGGAGACGTTCGGATCGAGTACGTACCGGAGGCGGCCTCGATACCACTCGGTGGCTTCCAGAACGTGACGGTTGTGGCGACGGATCGGTTCAACAATCGGGCCAGCTGCAACTTCCAGGTTTCGGTCCAGCCGACCCAGTGCGTCGACTGGGACCTGCAAGCGCCGGGCAACGGGGACATCAAGTGCGTGACGCAGGAGTCGGGCGGCGTCGAGTGTGAGGCCACCTGCAACCCGGGCTTCCGGTTCACGGACGCCGACAAGCGGAAGGTGTTTGCGTGCAAGAAGGGTCGCTTCTGGAAGCCGTCCGCCGTCGTGCCGGATTGCGTGTCGGAGAACACGCAGCGGGCCGACTACCAGGTCGTGGCGACGACCACGTACCGCGCGAACGGCGTCGTCTCGGAGCCGTGCCTACCGCAGTACCAGGAGCAGACGGCCAAGCACTTTGCCGCCCTCAGCGGTGTCCTGTCGCAGCGCTGCTCGGCCGTGTACGTCAACATGAACGTGACGATCCTGCGGTCGGTGCCGCGTCTGCTCGAGGAGAACGTCGTCCAGATGGACTTTATCCTGCTGATCGACCCGGCCGTCAAGCAGCCCCAGCTGTACGACCTGTGCGGCTCCACGCTGAACCTGATCTTTGACCTGAGCGTTCCGTACGCCAGCGCAGCCATCGAGCCGCTCTCGAACGTGAAGGCGATCGGTAGCGAGTGTCCCCCGTTGCGTGCCCTCAAGAGCGCCATCTCGCGCGGCTTCACGTGCGGCGTCGGTGAGGTGCTGAACATGGACACGAACGATGTGCCGCGCTGTCTGCACTGCCCGGCCGGCACGTATGCCGGTGAACACCAGAAAGCATGCTCGCCGTGCCCGAAGGGCTTCTACCAACACCGGGAACGGCAAGGCTCTTGTCTGAAGTGTCCAGTCGGCACTTACACGCGCGAAGACGGATCGAAGGCCGTTCAGGCGTGCGTCCCGATCTGCGGCTACGGTACCTACTCACCGACCGGACTCGTGCCGTGCCTGGAGTGCCCACGGAACTCGTTCTCGGCCACGCCACCACTCGGCGGATTCCGCGACTGTCAGGCGTGTCCGGCCAGTACCTTCACGTACCAACCGGCGGCCCAGTCCGAGGCCGACTGTCGGCGCAAGTGTGCCCCCGGCACTTACTCGTCCACCGGGCTGGCTCCGTGTTCGCCGTGTCCGAAGAATTTCTACCAAACGGCAGAGGGCGCCACCACGTGCACCGAGTGCCCGTCGGGGCGGCGTACCGACACGAGCGGCTCGCTAACGGCCGACGATTGCCGGCCGATCACGTGCAACGAGAACTCCTGCCAGCACGGTGGGCTGTGTGTTCCGCTCGGCCACGACATCCACTGCTTCTGCCCGGCCGGTTTCAGCGGCGCCCGGTGCGAGTCCGATATCGACGAGTGTGCGTCGCAACCGTGCTACAACGGTGGCACCTGTCGGGATCTGCCGCAGGGTTACGAGTGCCGATGCGCCCGTGGCTACTCGGGTATCAACTGCCAGGAGGCGGCGAGCGACTGCGATGCGGATCCGTGCCCGGCACGCGCCATGTGCAAGGATGAGCCCGGCTTCGGCAACTTCACGTGCATGTGCCGCAGCGGATACACCGGCGACAACTGTGACGTCACGATCGACCCGTGCACCGCCGGCGACAACCCGTGCGGCAACGGGGCGACCTGCGTCGCGCTGCAGCAgggtcgcttccggtgcgagtGCACCGCCGGCTGGGAGGGTCACATGTGCACCGTCAACACGGACGACTGCGCCGAGAAGCCTTGCCTGCTGGGGGCCAACTGCACCGATCTGGTGGCCGACTTTAGTTGCGCCTGTCCGCACGGTTTCACCGGCAAGCGGTGCCAGGAGAAGGTCAACCTGTGCCTGGCCGAGCCGTGCAATCACGGGATGTGCGTGGACCGGTACTTCTACCACGAGTGCGTCTGCGAGCCGGGCTGGGAGGGCCGGGCGTGTGACGCGAACGTGGACGACTGTGCCAGCGGCCCGTGCGAGAACGGCGGAGCGTGTACGGATTTGACCAACGACTACTCGTGCACGTGCACCGACGGGTACACGGGCAAGAACTGTCAGCACCCGATCGACGACTGCGAGAGTGGCCCTTGCCACAACGGAGGCACCTGCGTGGACCGGCTGGACGGCGTGACGTGCCTTTGCCGGCCCGGTTTCGTGGGTGTGCAGTGCGAGACGGACCGTAACGAGTGCCTGAGCGATCCGTGCAACGCGATCGGCACGGAGAAGTGCCTCGATCGGGAGAACGCGTTCGAGTGCGCGTGCCGACAGGGCTTCGAGGGGACGCTGTGCGAGCGCGACCGGGATGACTGCGAGTACAGCCCTTGCCAGAACGGAGGCAGCTGCGTTGATCGGGTCGGAGGGTTCGAGTGCGAgtgcccggccggctggaccGGTGAACGGTGTGACCGGCAGGTGACGGCGTGCGACGTCGAGCGGCCGTGCAAGAACGACGCCCAGTGCATCGACCTGTTCGAGGACTTCTTCTGCGTGTGCCCGAGCGGCACCGATGGCAAGCAGTGCGAGAcggcaccggaccggtgcATCGGCCACCCGTGTATGCACGAGGGCCAGTGCAAGGACTACGGATCGGGGCTGAACTGTTCCTGCTCGGCCGACTTTGCCGGTGTCGGCTGTCAGTACGAGTTTGATGCGTGCGAGGCCGGCACCTGCCAGAATGGGGCCACGTGTGTGGACCGGGGCAGCGGCTACCAGTGTGTCTGCCCGCCCGGCTACACCGGCCGGAACTGCGAGACGGACCAGGTCGACTGCCGGGACAACTCGTGCCCGCCGGGGGCGGTTTGCGTGGACCTCACGAACGACTTCTACTGCCAGTGCCCGTTCAATCTGACCGGCGATGACTGCCGGAAGT CGGTCCAAATTGACTACGATCTGTACTTCAACGATCCGTACCACTCGTCCGCGTCGCAGGTGGTGCCATTCTACACCGCCTCGCCCGACAGTCTGACGCTGGCGCTGTGGGTCCAGTTTGCCCAGAAGGATGACACCGGGATCTTCATCACCCTGTACTCGGCCAG CTCGCCGAACGTGATGAGCACGAGGCGGCGCACGATGCTGCAGGCGCACTCGAGCGGTGTCCAGGTGTCGTTCTTCGAGGACCTCCCGGATGTGTTCCTACCGTTCAAGGAGTACAGCACCATCAACGATGGCCAGTGGCACCACATCGCCGTGGTGTGGAGCGGCAAAACCGGTCAGCTGATGCTCATCACCGAAGGATTCATCGCCAGCAAAGCCGAGTACGGCGTGGCCCGTGCGCTGCCCAAGTA ctgctggccggtgctcggtgcacCGCTGTTGGAGGGTGCCCGCAAGGAGAAGTACAGCGACCTCGGGTTCCAGGGCAAGCTGACCAAGGTGCAGATCTGGAGCCGCGCCCTGGACGTGACGAACGAGATCCAGAAGCAGGTGCGCGATTGCCGCAGCGAGCCGGTGCTCTACAAGAACCTCATCCTGAACTGGGCCGGCTACGAGCAAACGCTGGGCGGTGTCCAGCGTTCCGTGCCGTCAACGTGTGGCCAGAAGAAGTGCAAACCGGGCTACGCCGGCCCGAACTGTCAGCAGCTGCAGGCGGATCGTGAACCACCGGTGGTCGAGTTCTGCCCGTCGGATCTGTGGGTCGTGGCCAAGAACGGATCGACGGTGGTTAACTGGGAGGAGCCACGGTTCAACGACAATACGGGCATTTCGAAGATTGTCGAGCGGAACGGACACCGGTCGGGCGAAACGCTGCTGTGGGGCATCTACGACGTGATGTACCTGGCGTATGATGCGGCCGGCAACACGGCCTCCTGTGGCTTCCGGGTGACGATTGTGGCCGAGTTTTGCCCGGCCCTGGCCGACCCGCTCGGTGGTTCGCAGAGCTGCAAGGACTggggtgctggtggccagttCAAGGTGTGCGAAGTGTCGTGCAACCCGGGCATGAAGTTCTCGCAGGTGGTGCCTAAGTTCTACACGTGCGGCTCGGAGGGCTTCTGGCGGCCGACGGTGCAACCGACCGTGCCGCTGGTGTACCCGTCCTGCTCGCCGACCAAACCGGCCCAGCGCCTCATCCGCATCCAGATGCAGTTCCCCTCGGATGTGCTGTGTAACGAGGCGGGCCAGGGTGTGTTGCGGCAGCGGATCAAGAACGCGATCAATGCACTGAACCGTGACTGGAACCTGTGCTCGTACTCGATGGAAGGTTCGCGCGAGTGCCGCAACGTGGAGATCGACGTGCGCTGCGATCGTAATCGCCATCCGAACAACATCGTCAAGCGACAAACGGTCTTGCAGATCTCGGTCAACCCGGAGAGTGCGTACGCCATCAATGCCACCATTCCGATCAAGAG TGAAATCGTAAGCAACTCCAACGGCCAGCGGTTGAACACGGTAAATTTGCTCGAGCGGCTCATCCTGGAGGAGAACCAGTTTGCCGTGCAGGACATCCTGCCCAACACGTTCGGTGACGCGGCTTCGCTCAACCTCACCACCGAGTACGCCTGCCCGCAGGGTCAGGTGGTGGTCGAGCCCGACTGCGTCCCATGTGCCGTCGGGACGTTCTTCAACGTGTCGAGCAAGACGTGCTTGCCGTGTCCGGAAGGATCGTACCAGCCCGAGATTGGTCAGCTGCAGTGCAAGAGTTGCCCGAAGATTGCGGGTCGCCCGGGCGTGACCGCACTGGTCGGGGCCAGATCGGCCGTCGAATGCAAAG AACGATGCGCTGCCGGAAAGTATCTTGATTCGGTAACTGGCCTCTGTCAACCGTGCGGCTTCGGGTACTATCAGCCGAACGAGGGGTCCTTCTCGTGCGAGATCTGCGGCCTGGGTCAGACGACGCGTACGGCGGAAGCGACGAGCAAGGGCGAGTGCCGCGATGAGTGCAACTCTGGCATGCAGCTCGGGCTGGAGGGCAAGTGTGAGCCGTGTCCGCGCGGAACCTACCGCAAGCAAGGTGTCCACCCGTCGTGCCTGTCCTGCCCGAACGGGCGCACCACCGCCAAGCTGGGGTCGTCCAATGTCGAGGAGTGTTCGCTGCCCATCTGCTCTCCCGGAACGTATCTCAACGGTACGCTGAACGTGTGCGTCGAGTGCCGCAAGGGCTTCTACCAGTCCGAACACCAGCAAACGTCGTGCGTCCCCTGTCCACCCAATCACACCACCCGTAGTACCGCTGCG aacaacaaaaacgaatgcATTAACCCGTGCGAGGACGTGATGGATGGTTCGCCGCGCTGCGATCCGAACGCCTTCTGCATCCTGATACCGGAAACGTCCGACTTCAAGTGCGAATGCAAACCGGGCTTCAATGGCACCGGAATGGAGTGCTCTG ACATGTGTAATGGATTCTGCGAAAACTCTGGCCACTGCGTGAAGGATGCCAAGGGGCTGCCGTCGTGCCGCTGCAAGGGATCGTTTACCGGCACCAAGTGCACGGAGCGGTCCGAGTTCGCCTACATCGCCGGAGGtgtggcggccaccgttaTCTTCATCATACTGATCGTCCTGTTGATTTGGATGATTTGTGCAAG AGCAAACCGCAAGCGGGACCCGAAGAAGATCATTTCGCCTGCCGCCGACCAGACCGGTTCGCAGGTCAACTTCTACTACGGAGCCCACACGCCATATGCCGAAAGTATTGCTCCGTCGCATCACAGCACCTACGCGCACTactacgacgacgaggaggacggtTGGGAGATGCCCAACTTCTACAACGAAACCTATCTCAAAGATG ATCAATTCATCGGAGTGCAGGGTACCAATGGAAAGCTTAACTCGTTGGCCCGGTCCAACGCTTCGTTGTACGGGACGAAGGACGATCTGTACGATCGGCTAAAACGTCACGCTTATACCGGTAAAAAAG ACAAAAGCGACACCGACAGTGAGGAGCACTAG